A single genomic interval of Vairimorpha necatrix chromosome 5, complete sequence harbors:
- a CDS encoding death-associated protein kinase 2 codes for MFSTLQKVSILAKGRYSEIYKFLDTTSTDLFVIKKHPKVIGGSLKECNVRELEVYNRIYTDKMFTHKNIIKFYGYVEDEDDGYFKLEYVNGYDLNRIINESKTNKIEKYISKEKIINYIVQVIDGLEFLHSKGVYHCDVKPENILIYKDSVKIVDFGSSIISDKKVINIKDDDFIGTPGYLPQEVADFTYKGDINLEYVDIFGLGCTLYFCLTKKIPFAGELRCIISNNVKNMNVDLFLVEDEEMRNIVRKIFFNKEKSNLGDIKRALLSVRNV; via the coding sequence ATGTTCTCTACATTACAGAAAGTATCAATCCTTGCCAAAGGTAGATATTCagaaatttacaaatttctCGATACAACTTCTACagatttatttgtaatCAAAAAGCACCCTAAAGTAATAGGCGGTTCTCTAAAAGAGTGCAATGTAAGAGAACTAGAAGTTTATAATAGAATTTATACTGATAAAATGTTTACACACaagaatattataaagttttatgGGTATGTTGAAGATGAAGATGATggatattttaaacttgAATATGTAAATGGATATGATTTGAATAGAATAATTAATGAGTCTAAGactaataaaattgagaaatatattagtaaagagaagataataaattatatcgTACAGGTTATTGACGGATTAGAGTTTTTACATAGTAAGGGTGTTTACCATTGTGATGTCAAACCagagaatattttaatttataaggATTCTGTGAAGATAGTGGATTTTGGGTCGAGTATTATTTCAGATAAGaaagttataaatattaaggATGATGACTTTATAGGCACCCCTGGGTATCTCCCCCAGGAAGTGGCAGATTTCACTTATAAGGGAGATATAAATCTAGAATATGTAGATATATTTGGACTGGGATGtactttatatttctgCCTTACTAAGAAGATACCCTTTGCCGGGGAATTGAGATGTATCATCAGTAATAATGTCAAGAATATGAATGTAGACTTGTTTCTGGTAGAAGATGAAGAAATGAGGAATATTGTAAGGAAGATATTCTTCAATAAAGAGAAGTCTAATCTGGGGGATATCAAGAGGGCCTTATTGTCAGTAAGAAatgtttaa
- a CDS encoding WD40 repeat domain-containing protein, with amino-acid sequence MTISRIQKNTKISDMTNIGKIIICNKSTHLEFYDTKLSFLSSLSLDFYTYKLVKYSENILILIGKNKYQICNFEYSINKKVYNLKKINLENVNIKYYEKYHVWSNLVIFYSDEGLKMYHFTKDRLLEDDVPNDLDFFTLLHYDFCGNILNIVARDVEDTTYILRYNNKFSLTKKIKKSCMAIYAFNQGYILINEGLVWYEINNKKVAETEFGNTKITSSVIYEGNLILSMKDNELIKISVENENMIIVKVFELNTFNNLVLVDNLILGHTTCGYCQIFNIKNDEIEIIQSLDSISNLNRSIYNDKRLYFYNDKFMSMLSNFQMCKTVNITDCTNLQSFYFFRGIFISTYENLTEFRDFDLSSNIISSELSANIESLNYNVTGFYEYDDTLYFYSKSKIHKLKDKMDVIDLNEDILLCSFDQDKFVYYTEEGKLKCGGHSLEIFDISCIIYYKNNIYVSTYNNEFSIYDSSLDLISRNKKDTFLMSTIHRGNLYFLDTEDFLNVYDVEMNAFTCALKFDSVKNMISSDHLFLLGTFTVKLSDPTSQATFLDLKNIKFIQKYQDIYYILVKGKLYRVTFSDLSYKYISNNNKLLCMDKKGSKIFSVDTNGLLKYDNFAKNYDILKHHSNSTLRLLEYKNKEYSMLTNDNIIRFNTKTKTLSQECINRKIIYCDQRIKVYYNEFTVDKKIIKYEKGIIKDACVKGDMILFIDYFKGFFIYDLVNEEWLDLTTNYEEDKENYKKRHKSVKSSLFKTKYNSGYIWNNKIILSAEGKIVTLDLKPNIIEIYEVDEEIVCFTENSLEINKSILYCLTVGNSIWKLEE; translated from the coding sequence ATGACAATTTCCagaattcaaaaaaatactaaaatatCCGACATGACAAACATAGGAAAAATAATCATATGTAACAAATCAACACATCTAGAATTTTATGATACAAAATTATCATTCTTATCTTCTTTATCTTTAGATTTCTACACTTACAaattagtaaaatattctgagaatattttaattttaattggaaaaaacaaatatcaaatttgtaattttgaatattcaattaataaaaaggtctataatttaaagaagataaatttggaaaatgtaaatataaaatattatgagaAATATCATGTATGGTCAAAtcttgtaatattttattctgaTGAAGGACTTAAAATGTATCATTTTACAAAAGACAGACTTTTAGAAGATGATGTGCCAAATGATTTGGATTTTTTCACTTTACTTCATTATGATTTCTGTGGgaatattttgaatattgTGGCTAGAGATGTAGAAGATACGACTTATATTTTGagatataataataaatttagtcttacaaaaaagataaagaaATCTTGCATGGCTATTTATGCATTTAATCAAGGATACATTTTGATAAATGAGGGACTTGTATGgtatgaaataaataataagaaaGTCGCAGAGACAGAATTTGGGAATACTAAAATTACGAGTAGTGTAATTTATGAAGGAAATCTTATTTTGAGTATGAAAGATAATGAATTGATAAAGATTTCAGTAGAGAATGAAAATATGATTATAGTCAAAGTATTCGAGTTGaatacttttaataatctCGTACTAGTAgacaatttaattttaggACACACTACTTGTGGATATTGTcagatttttaatattaaaaatgacgAGATAGAAATTATTCAGAGTCTTGATTCGATAAGCAATTTAAACAGGAGTATTTATAATGATAAAAGATTGTATTTCTACAATGATAAGTTTATGAGCATGCTGAGTAATTTCCAGATGTGTAAAACTGTGAATATTACAGACTGCACAAATTTGCAGTCTTTTTACTTCTTCCGAGGGATTTTCATTTCTACGTATGAAAATTTGACAGAATTTAGAGATTTTGATTTATCAAGTAATATTATAAGTTCTGAACTTAGTGCGAATATCGAgtcattaaattataatgtcACAGGGTTTTATGAATATGATGATACTTTGTACTTTTATTCTAAGTCTAAGATACACAAacttaaagataaaatggATGTGATAGATTTAAATGAGgatattttattgtgtTCATTTGATCAGGACAAATTTGTTTACTACACAGAAGAAGGCAAACTCAAATGCGGAGGACACAGTCTTGagatatttgatatttcatgtatcatttattataagaataatatttatgtcAGTACTTACAATAATGAATTCTCGATTTATGACAGCAGTCTGGATTTAATTTCtagaaacaaaaaagacacatttttaatgtctACAATCCACCGGGGAAATTTGTACTTTTTAGATACTGAAGATTTCCTGAATGTGTACGACGTAGAAATGAATGCTTTTACTTGTGCCTTGAAATTTGatagtgtaaaaaatatgatttctTCTGATCATCTTTTCCTTCTCGGGACTTTTACGGTCAAATTATCTGATCCGACAAGTCAGGCGACTTTTCTAGAtctcaaaaatataaagttcATCCAGAAATATCAGGATATTTACTATATCTTGGTCAAGGGTAAATTATACAGAGTAACATTTAGTGATTtatcttataaatatattagtaataataataagtTACTGTGTATGGATAAGAAAGGGTCTAAGATATTCAGCGTAGACACCAATGGCCTTTTAAAATACGACAACTTCGCCAAGAATTATGACATCTTAAAGCATCATAGTAATAGTACCCTGAGATTattagaatataaaaataaggaATATTCAATGTTGACTAATGACAATATAATAAGATTTAATACTAAAACTAAGACTCTTTCTCAAGAGTgtataaatagaaaaatcaTCTATTGTGATCAAAGGATAAAAGTCTACTATAATGAATTTACAGTAGACAAAAAGATAATCAAATATGAAAAAGGAATTATCAAAGACGCCTGTGTCAAAGGAGACATGATTTTATTCATTGACTATTTTAAAGGCTTCTTTATTTACGACTTAGTAAATGAAGAATGGCTTGATCTTACGACTAATTACGAAGAAGATAAagaaaactataaaaagaGACATAAATCTGTAAAAAGTAGTCTTTTTAAGACGAAATATAACTCGGGATATATTTggaataataaaatcattttatcTGCAGAGGGGAAGATTGTGACTTTGGATTTAAAACCAAATATAATAGAGATTTATGAAGTTGATGAAGAAATTGTCTGTTTTACAGAGAACTctttagaaattaataagtCGATTTTGTACTGTTTGACTGTAGGGAACAGTATATGGAAATTAGAggagtaa
- a CDS encoding sorting nexin-3 (SNX24), which produces MHLLKEEIIEGYISGSKCVSNSYTVYEIIIVTNIPNMKNHQVIYKRYSEFRDLHEQVKKEIKELPTFPKKKFWKLKEEIIKERILRFNFYIKYLCMLITKKEINEECKERILKFIRK; this is translated from the coding sequence atGCATCTactaaaagaagaaatcaTAGAAGGGTACATTTCTGGGTCGAAATGTGTATCAAATAGTTACACTGTCTATGAAATAATTATAGTCACAAATATCCCGAACATGAAGAATCATCaagtaatttataaaagatacTCTGAATTCAGAGATCTACACGAACAAGtcaaaaaagaaatcaaAGAACTGCCAACATTCCCAAAGAAGAAATTCTggaaattaaaagaagaaattattaaagaaagaatcttgagatttaatttttatataaaatatttgtgtATGTTAATAacaaagaaagaaataaatgaagagtgtaaagaaagaatattaaaatttataaggaaataa
- a CDS encoding SGT1-like protein, translating to MDFAETKSFVILFSYDLSLDTTKINLIDKRSLFISPSQTIKLYREVTHIQAIKINRKSIEIILIKETPFKWYSLQGPEKIKETRQNKEEEEEEEENNDIIHVLSRIYENGDENTRRAMEKSLIESKGTELSTNWEDKK from the coding sequence atggaCTTCGCTGAGACTAAATCTTTtgtcattttattttcttatgATTTATCTCTAGACACTACAAAGATAAATCTAATAGACAAAAGGTCTCTCTTCATTTCTCCATCTCAGACTATAAAACTCTACAGGGAAGTGACGCATATTCAAgccataaaaataaacaggAAATCTATAGAGATAATCTTAATTAAAGAAACACCATTTAAGTGGTACAGTCTCCAGGGACCAGAGAAGATAAAAGAAACAAGacaaaataaagaagaagagGAGGAAGAAGAAGAGAATAATGACATTATACATGTACTGAGCAGAATATACGAGAATGGGGATGAGAACACGAGGAGAGCCATGGAGAAATCACTGATAGAAAGCAAAGGGACGGAACTAAGCACAAACTGGGaagacaagaaataa
- a CDS encoding serine/threonine-protein phosphatase 2A 55 kDa regulatory subunit B (CDC55) — translation MWINKNKFIIDQSKNKSKSEISNLLYKNNLYVGTESGSIICYSNYKIYDSIYFKHKFDYLESCDINAKITAFDFMETGGITNLNIVSNERDVKIYEVRNDLSTLDNINNIKTDKYNHNLIREFNNIHGYMCNSISLNNDNQYFISSDYLTVNLWRPDKLEGCFTLIDIKPLKHTDLVYVINTSKFSEHLNTVFGYSTTNGEIILNDLRESTKSTKILTLSTNDLEIRDGAFKPISDFSFINENLIISRSLNNVTLTDIRNPSSNVYKITISETINENPSMLNSDAIYEKFKISENGKCAFTGTFGNKVYCIDLLTGKKEEIILDVKHRSVELNKTRHVAANKNGFFVSYGNNIYEYEEKF, via the coding sequence atgtGGATAAACAagaacaaatttataatagaCCAgtcaaaaaacaaatcaaaATCTGagatttcaaatttattatataaaaataatttatatgtaGGTACAGAAAGTGGATCTATAATTTGTTAttctaattataaaatttatgattctatttattttaagcataaatttgattatttAGAAAGTTGTGATATAAATGCGAAAATTACAGCTTTTGATTTTATGGAAACAGGAGGaattacaaatttaaatattgttaGTAATGAAAGagatgtaaaaatttatgaagtTAGAAATGATTTAAGTACATtagataatattaataatataaaaacagataaatataatcaTAATCTTATAAgagaatttaataatattcatGGGTATATGTGTAATTCTATATCATTGAATAATGATAATCaatatttcatttcttCAGATTATTTGACTGTAAATTTATGGAGACCTGATAAATTAGAAGGGTGTTTTACTTTAATAGACATAAAACCCTTAAAACATACAGATTTAGTTTATGTAATTAATACTAGTAAATTTAGTGAACATTTAAACACTGTCTTTGGGTATTCTACTACAAATGGAGAAATAATCTTAAATGACTTAAGGGAATCTACAAAATCTACTAAGATTTTGACTTTATCTACAAATGATTTAGAAATCAGAGATGGGGCATTTAAGCCCATCTCTGATTTctcatttataaatgaaaatttgataataagTAGAAGTTTAAATAATGTCACTTTAACAGATATAAGAAATCCATCAAGtaatgtttataaaataacaatttCTGAGACAATAAATGAAAACCCGTCAATGTTAAATTCAGATGCAATTTAtgagaaatttaaaatttctgaaAATGGGAAATGTGCCTTCACAGGCACATTTGGAAATAAAGTTTATTGTATAGATTTGCTTACTGggaaaaaagaagaaataattttagatgTAAAACACAGATCTGttgaattaaataaaactagGCATGTGGCTGCTAATAAAAATGGATTTTTTGTGTCATATggaaataatatttatgaatACGAGGAAAAGTTCTAA
- a CDS encoding 6-phosphogluconate dehydrogenase, decarboxylating (gnd): protein MEIGLIGLGNMGRNLAKNLDDKNYKLHVYNRTYSKTESLIKNHPKIIPHKNIKDLISNIKTKKIIFIMLTAGNIIDQILDELSNFLNEEDVAIDLGNSYFKDTIRRTKNYKFNFVGAGISGGELGARHGGSIMVGCKEHVWKLLKKVFDDISTDSQISNMKCCERFGDDGAGHFVKMVHNGIEYCDMDIIAECFNILKNMKKDNKYISDLFLKWNDNDLKSYLLEIAGKILIKKENNEFLIDKVEDSAQQKGTGKACITEAVELNVPAITVVESTFSRVISSRKSVRDELSTKWFFESKESCDLSEEDIHNSIYLCRAISYVQGFNLLNIASDNYKWDKDLSKVCDVWSNGCILRGTFLKTMKEITSETKEDFELSETFAKIFNKNIYSLKNLVKYSTLKGIPIPTISSCYNYVLGMREKESNGNMIQCMRDCFGGHTVIFKGEKDPKHIEWLE from the coding sequence ATGGAAATCGGTCTTATTGGTTTGGGAAACATGGGAAGAAACCTGGCGAAAAATCTAGacgataaaaattataaacttCATGTCTACAACAGAACTTATTCAAAAACTGaatctttaataaaaaatcatccaaaaataattcctcataaaaatataaaagaccttatttctaatataaaaacgaaaaaaataatttttattatgttgACTGCAGGCAACATAATCGACCAAATCTTGGAcgaattatcaaattttttaaacgaAGAAGACGTGGCGATTGATCTAGgaaattcatattttaaagatacAATACGACGAactaaaaattacaaatttaatttcgTCGGCGCAGGTATTTCAGGCGGGGAACTCGGTGCAAGACATGGTGGGTCTATTATGGTAGGATGTAAAGAACATGTTTGgaaattattgaaaaaagtTTTTGATGATATTTCGACAGACTCgcaaatttctaatatgAAATGTTGTGAAAGATTCGGAGACGACGGCGCAGGCCATTTTGTCAAAATGGTTCATAACGGGATTGAGTATTGTGATATGGATATTATTGCTgaatgttttaatatattaaaaaatatgaaaaaagatAACAAATACATCTctgatttgtttttaaaatggaATGATAATGATTTGAAAAGttatttattagaaatagcaggtaaaattttaattaaaaaagaaaataatgaatttttaattgataAAGTAGAAGATTCTGCTCAGCAAAAAGGCACAGGGAAGGCGTGCATCACAGAAGCAGTAGAATTGAATGTCCCTGCTATAACAGTGGTAGAATCAACCTTTTCTAGAGTGATCAGCTCAAGAAAAAGTGTCAGGGACGAATTGAGCACTAAATGGTTTTTTGAAAGTAAAGAGTCCTGTGATTTAAGCGAAGAAGATATTCATAATAGTATTTATCTCTGTAGAGCTATTTCTTATGTACAAGGATTTAATTTACTAAATATCGCATCTGATAATTACAAATGGGACAAAGACCTCAGCAAAGTGTGCGATGTCTGGAGCAATGGCTGCATTTTACGAGGAACATTTCTTAAAACTATGAAAGAAATTACAAGTGAGACTAAAGAAGATTTTGAGTTAAGTGAAACATTcgctaaaatttttaataagaaTATTTACAGTCTAAAGAatcttgtaaaatattctacATTGAAAGGTATTCCTATACCGACAATATCTTCATGTTATAATTATGTATTGGGTATGAGAGAAAAAGAGAGTAATGGGAATATGATACAGTGTATGAGAGACTGCTTTGGAGGACATACAGTGATATTTAAAGGAGAGAAAGATCCAAAACATATTGAATGGCttgaataa